The following proteins are encoded in a genomic region of Nitrospira sp.:
- the shc gene encoding squalene--hopene cyclase → MNIIKALFNRLSDSLLSTVQGRLDPATEFTPVAPLRLVSDKPVVLPSLDSSSVARRPFGHAVSQPDAVDDAIRRSQSWFFTRQHAEGYWVAELEADTTLTSEYLMLRRFLDRVDPDREVKAVRYLKTTQLPDGGWPIYYGGPAEISASVKAYFALKLSGVSADEPFMVLAKARILAMGGVLQANVFTKITLALFDQYDWEGVPHMPVEIMMLPKKFYFSIYAISYWSRAVLIPLLIVFAHRPVCRIPREQGIDELYPIPRAEVRYWKYPPFNKDQAWFTPHNFFVALDAMLKLYDRMPMRVLREKALHKAACWMVDHLKGSGGLGAIYPAMANSIMALECLGYDADDPLVVKALREIEELEVYDSTMIDGEVVPTLHLQPCFSPIWDTALLMNALVEAGVPQDHPALQKAGRYLMSRQTKAVGDWIISSPNAEPGGWYFQFENESYPDVDDSAVVIMALTKLKIPGQEGELNESIRRGMRWVLAMQGSDGGWGAYDKDNNRIVFNYIPFADHKALLDPSTSDLAGRCLEMLGALGYDKTHPAAGPALAFLKKEQEEDGSWYGRWGVNYIYGTWSVLAGLRAIGEDLSTPSIRRAVAWLESKQNSDGGWGESCLSYRDDPEHHGKGESTPSQTAWALMALMSAGAIDSFSVARGVQFLLRRQMKDGSWEEIAHTGTGFPRVFYLRYHWYCQYFPLWALAMYRNLRSRGKMRADELRHHIQGSDSYRSKH, encoded by the coding sequence ATGAATATCATTAAGGCGTTATTCAACCGTCTCTCTGACAGTCTGCTCTCGACTGTTCAGGGACGACTTGATCCGGCGACGGAGTTTACCCCTGTCGCTCCGCTTCGATTGGTTTCGGACAAGCCAGTTGTTCTGCCTTCGTTGGATTCTTCCTCCGTCGCTCGCCGGCCCTTCGGCCATGCCGTCAGTCAGCCCGATGCCGTGGATGACGCGATCAGGCGGAGTCAATCATGGTTCTTCACCCGTCAACATGCCGAAGGGTACTGGGTTGCTGAGCTGGAAGCAGACACCACTCTGACCTCCGAGTACTTGATGCTGCGTCGATTTCTCGATCGGGTTGATCCGGATCGAGAGGTGAAGGCTGTCCGATACCTCAAAACGACGCAACTGCCGGACGGCGGATGGCCGATCTACTACGGTGGCCCGGCGGAGATCAGTGCATCGGTCAAGGCATATTTTGCTCTCAAGTTAAGTGGGGTGTCGGCGGATGAACCCTTTATGGTTCTGGCCAAAGCACGGATTCTGGCGATGGGCGGCGTCCTACAAGCCAACGTGTTTACGAAAATCACGTTGGCCTTGTTCGATCAGTATGACTGGGAAGGTGTTCCCCACATGCCCGTCGAGATCATGATGCTGCCGAAGAAGTTCTACTTCAGTATCTATGCGATCTCGTATTGGTCGCGGGCCGTGCTGATTCCTTTGCTCATCGTATTCGCGCACCGACCGGTCTGTCGGATTCCACGCGAACAAGGTATCGACGAGTTGTACCCGATCCCGCGCGCGGAGGTTCGCTATTGGAAATACCCTCCATTCAATAAGGATCAGGCGTGGTTCACCCCGCATAACTTCTTCGTGGCATTGGATGCGATGTTGAAACTGTATGACCGGATGCCTATGCGGGTGTTGCGGGAAAAGGCGCTGCATAAAGCAGCCTGCTGGATGGTGGATCATCTCAAAGGATCCGGAGGGCTCGGTGCCATCTATCCGGCGATGGCCAACTCCATCATGGCGCTTGAATGCTTGGGGTACGACGCCGATGACCCGCTCGTCGTCAAGGCACTTCGCGAGATCGAGGAGTTGGAAGTCTATGATTCCACGATGATCGACGGTGAGGTCGTCCCCACTCTCCATCTCCAGCCATGTTTTTCTCCCATTTGGGACACTGCGCTGCTCATGAATGCTCTGGTTGAAGCGGGGGTGCCGCAGGATCATCCTGCCCTCCAAAAGGCTGGACGGTATCTCATGTCCAGGCAAACCAAGGCCGTGGGTGACTGGATTATCTCCTCACCGAACGCGGAACCGGGTGGATGGTACTTCCAGTTTGAGAACGAATCGTACCCGGATGTTGACGATTCTGCCGTGGTCATCATGGCGCTCACCAAATTGAAGATCCCGGGTCAGGAGGGCGAGCTGAACGAGTCCATTCGTCGCGGGATGCGATGGGTCTTGGCGATGCAAGGATCCGACGGCGGCTGGGGCGCCTATGATAAAGACAACAACCGAATCGTCTTCAACTATATCCCCTTTGCCGATCATAAAGCTCTCTTGGACCCCAGTACCTCCGATCTGGCCGGGCGATGCCTTGAGATGCTCGGCGCATTAGGATATGACAAGACCCATCCAGCCGCCGGACCGGCCTTGGCTTTTCTGAAGAAAGAGCAGGAGGAAGACGGCAGTTGGTACGGACGCTGGGGGGTCAATTACATCTACGGAACTTGGTCCGTCTTAGCTGGGCTCAGGGCCATTGGTGAAGATCTCTCGACACCTTCTATTCGCCGGGCGGTTGCTTGGCTGGAATCGAAACAGAATTCTGACGGTGGATGGGGTGAGTCCTGTCTCTCTTATAGGGACGATCCGGAGCATCACGGGAAAGGGGAGAGTACCCCCTCGCAAACAGCATGGGCATTGATGGCTCTGATGTCTGCGGGAGCGATTGATTCCTTCAGTGTCGCGCGGGGAGTACAATTCCTCCTTCGCCGTCAAATGAAGGATGGATCATGGGAAGAAATTGCTCATACCGGTACAGGATTTCCACGCGTGTTTTATCTTCGGTATCATTGGTATTGCCAGTACTTCCCGCTGTGGGCCCTGGCGATGTACCGTAACCTTCGTTCTCGAGGGAAGATGCGGGCCGACGAACTTCGACATCACATTCAAGGAAGTGACTCTTACCGGTCCAAGCATTGA
- a CDS encoding cation diffusion facilitator family transporter produces MTTVASYTHLRSRLRLALAINAVIIAAEFVGGWLLNSIGLMSDAGHNLVDQGSLFLALYAHLLTARPASESRTFGYHRAGIIAAFLNSFILLLTALGIALVGLKRLLQPVPVDGSWVMVVASVSFVANLGIALLLQHGAKDDLNIRSAFWHMLGDAWVSLGVIVSGGAMLLTGWTVLDPLVSLLVVGAIVRGAWPIFRESMEVLLESTPPDINASHVAATMEAIPGVKNVHDLHIWAVEPRLVMLTSHVMIEQHRTPLELLQLIQNRITTDFGIKHMTIQLETECCDPDDIHCDLRKLTGHHHETHTFAHHH; encoded by the coding sequence ATGACGACAGTCGCTTCGTACACACATCTCCGATCGCGGCTCCGACTGGCGCTGGCCATCAACGCCGTGATCATCGCCGCTGAGTTTGTTGGCGGCTGGCTCCTCAATAGCATCGGACTCATGAGCGATGCAGGCCACAACCTCGTCGATCAAGGGTCGCTCTTCCTCGCCCTCTATGCCCATCTACTCACCGCCCGGCCAGCATCGGAAAGTCGGACTTTTGGTTACCATCGCGCCGGCATCATCGCGGCATTTCTCAACAGTTTTATCCTCCTGTTGACCGCACTCGGCATCGCGCTGGTCGGCCTGAAGCGACTCCTGCAACCGGTTCCCGTGGACGGCTCGTGGGTCATGGTGGTTGCCTCCGTCAGTTTCGTGGCCAATCTTGGGATTGCTCTGTTGCTCCAGCACGGAGCGAAAGACGATCTGAACATTCGGAGCGCGTTCTGGCACATGTTGGGAGATGCGTGGGTCTCGCTCGGCGTCATTGTCAGCGGTGGTGCAATGCTCCTCACAGGATGGACGGTCCTGGATCCCCTAGTCAGCTTGCTGGTCGTCGGCGCCATTGTCCGAGGTGCCTGGCCGATCTTTAGGGAGTCGATGGAGGTCCTGCTGGAATCGACGCCACCGGACATCAACGCATCTCATGTCGCTGCAACCATGGAAGCCATCCCTGGTGTCAAGAACGTGCACGACCTTCACATCTGGGCAGTCGAACCTCGCTTAGTCATGCTGACCAGCCATGTTATGATCGAACAGCATCGCACACCTCTGGAGTTACTGCAGTTGATCCAGAACCGGATCACGACGGATTTCGGCATCAAGCACATGACCATTCAACTGGAAACCGAGTGCTGCGATCCCGACGACATCCACTGCGACCTTCGGAAGCTGACCGGACACCACCACGAAACACATACCTTCGCGCACCATCACTGA
- a CDS encoding transposase, with protein sequence MLGEAYGLSKFSGRTEHVYGETLYAAQSWSHRRRAIIKAEVVRLPGRAPKCNPRFVVTNLPETPATVYALYCQRGDHGEPAQGVASWPGAGPHELFAILGQPIPRVAHGGVLRAAPGTAPPDAGDERCGRASLDAASAAVEAGGLGGTLGPPDRTAFVSDSSLGRDLATAGCGSGRHAGLNARPISCRTATQSDQRGDVCRESFLQRVSPCSGLLGASALRASSPVGLALDGQMERSALHNSLHAAFRHRL encoded by the coding sequence GTGCTGGGGGAGGCCTACGGCCTGTCCAAGTTCAGCGGCCGCACGGAGCACGTCTATGGCGAGACCCTGTACGCCGCCCAGAGCTGGTCGCATCGCCGGCGCGCGATCATCAAGGCCGAGGTGGTGCGCCTCCCCGGGCGTGCTCCCAAGTGCAATCCGCGCTTCGTGGTCACCAATCTTCCGGAGACTCCAGCCACCGTCTATGCGCTCTACTGCCAGCGCGGGGACCATGGAGAACCGGCTCAAGGAGTTGCATCATGGCCTGGCGCTGGACCGCACGAGCTGTTCGCGATTCTGGGCCAACCAATTCCGCGTGTTGCTCACGGCGGCGTCCTACGTGCTGCTCCAGGAACTGCGCCGCCGGACGCAGGGGATGAACGGTGCGGACGCGCAAGTCTCGACGCTGCGAGCGCGGCTGTTGAAGCTGGCGGCCTGGGTGGAACGCTCGGTCCGCCGGATCGTACTGCATTTGTCTCGGACAGCTCCCTGGGGCGCGACCTGGCGACGGCTGGCTGTGGCAGTGGGCGCCACGCCGGGCTAAACGCCCGCCCGATCTCGTGCAGGACGGCAACCCAGAGCGATCAGAGGGGAGACGTCTGTCGTGAATCCTTTCTCCAGCGCGTGTCCCCATGTTCAGGCCTTCTCGGAGCGTCTGCACTGCGGGCTTCTTCCCCAGTCGGCCTCGCTCTCGACGGGCAGATGGAGCGCTCGGCGCTCCACAACAGCTTGCATGCGGCTTTTCGTCATCGGTTGTGA
- a CDS encoding transposase, whose protein sequence is MATECIPQLMFEFHSKMKTVARFDRAHASTDGGVALLKAVDERLQLTQQLAACLPDRRDPDKIWHAMRDLLRQRLFGLARGYEDGNDAARLADDPLHKLAVGRDPVTGPALASQPTLSRFENAVGPRALYRMGRILAATVIAHHRRRLKGRAQRITIDLDPTDDPTHGQQELAFFNGHYESWCYLLLVATLTLNDETEQYVVAIVLRPGNSPAKRGAVGLLRALLRRLRWAFPGVALRGMTGWSCWKPSGSSTSWGWPAMPG, encoded by the coding sequence ATGGCGACAGAGTGTATCCCGCAACTGATGTTCGAATTCCATTCCAAGATGAAGACTGTGGCCCGATTCGACCGGGCCCATGCCAGCACCGATGGGGGCGTCGCGCTGCTCAAGGCCGTGGATGAGCGACTGCAGTTGACTCAGCAGTTGGCGGCGTGCCTGCCCGACCGTCGCGATCCGGACAAGATCTGGCATGCCATGCGGGATCTGCTGCGGCAACGGCTCTTCGGTCTGGCGCGTGGGTACGAGGACGGCAATGATGCGGCCCGGCTGGCGGACGATCCGCTGCACAAACTGGCCGTGGGGCGCGATCCGGTGACGGGACCGGCGTTGGCCTCGCAGCCCACTCTGTCCCGCTTTGAGAATGCCGTGGGGCCGCGGGCCCTGTATCGGATGGGGCGGATCTTGGCGGCGACGGTCATCGCGCACCACCGGCGCCGGCTCAAGGGGCGCGCGCAGCGCATCACGATTGATTTGGACCCGACGGACGATCCGACGCACGGACAACAAGAGTTGGCCTTCTTCAACGGACATTATGAGAGCTGGTGCTATCTCCTGCTGGTGGCGACCCTGACGCTCAATGACGAGACCGAGCAATATGTCGTGGCGATCGTGCTGCGGCCGGGTAATAGTCCAGCGAAGCGCGGAGCCGTTGGCCTGCTGCGCGCCCTCCTGCGTCGCCTGCGGTGGGCGTTTCCGGGGGTGGCCTTGCGGGGAATGACAGGCTGGAGCTGCTGGAAGCCGAGCGGGTCGAGTACGTCGTGGGGCTGGCCAGCAATGCCCGGCTGA
- a CDS encoding cadherin-like beta sandwich domain-containing protein — protein sequence MRWNHIYPGQRFVAVLISAIGLSAYGCKDSASISDEVQVPLSSLVVTPGALQPAFSSNTTDYTVDAPTSATAVTVTAAPKDSTTTMTINGTPTSVGQGRSVPLGAPGTTTTVSIVLTSQTGQESTYTVTVTRLLSSDNNLSALTVEPGSLAPAFAAGTLSYTVNVATDVPSVTVSATKSDSNAVLSGSIADPGVGQATGQATIPLGRPGTSKVVSITVTAPNQSSKTYAITVERAAQASNNNLQSLAVSPGSLTPAFTATRSLSDIDLSAG from the coding sequence ATGAGATGGAATCATATCTACCCTGGACAACGGTTCGTCGCCGTCCTTATCTCCGCAATCGGCTTGAGCGCCTATGGCTGCAAAGACTCCGCATCGATCTCGGATGAAGTTCAGGTACCGCTTTCCAGCTTGGTTGTCACTCCCGGCGCCCTCCAGCCGGCGTTTTCCAGCAATACTACCGACTATACGGTCGATGCGCCGACATCGGCGACCGCCGTCACCGTGACAGCCGCCCCTAAGGACAGCACGACAACCATGACAATCAATGGGACCCCAACCTCTGTCGGGCAGGGGAGGTCCGTGCCGTTAGGCGCACCGGGAACAACCACAACCGTCTCCATCGTCTTAACGTCACAGACGGGCCAGGAAAGCACCTATACGGTCACCGTCACGAGACTCTTATCGAGCGACAACAATCTGTCTGCGTTGACGGTGGAGCCAGGCTCCCTTGCCCCCGCATTCGCTGCCGGCACACTGAGCTACACGGTGAATGTTGCAACCGACGTCCCCAGCGTGACGGTCTCTGCCACCAAGTCCGACTCGAACGCTGTCCTGTCCGGTTCGATCGCTGATCCCGGGGTGGGGCAAGCCACCGGTCAAGCCACCATTCCACTCGGTAGGCCAGGGACAAGCAAAGTCGTGTCGATCACCGTCACTGCCCCAAACCAAAGCTCTAAGACGTACGCCATCACCGTTGAACGAGCGGCACAGGCCAGCAATAACAACTTGCAAAGCTTGGCCGTGTCGCCGGGCTCCCTCACCCCTGCGTTTACTGCGACTAGGAGCCTGTCCGACATTGACCTGAGCGCCGGCTGA
- a CDS encoding DUF4340 domain-containing protein, producing MTRYWPTLLMLIVLAGLGSYLYLVEFPAKEREEKQESEQKHILPFPETAITGLSVTTVQGPIEFKLTEPGKWSIVAPLQTDADNREVQSLIRALVTGTVTRTVEDKATALAPFGLEQPVSTLRITSGTQQETISIGDSGPLSNTLYVLRGSDRHVLLTNLAPKDFINKSLMTFRRKELLRFVQNDVERVRLTYPTTEIVIYNMTKDKPRPSWKIRYPIEAEADQNEVRSLMFRLEDLKALGIIDPGPERDAVAKTLTAPRVKITLHTSTGDQSVRLYQPNPQSGEAIAETTADAPLYRINPALIKDLTKELFNFQDKRLLGLDYTDIAMLSVKTRDHQYVLINQTGVWVLEGRPDEKVSQEAADLFVSRVANLPAEERVMKQSAPLAPYGLLSPAAEFIATSKDGKTSGKLTLGNQTGNLRYATGQRLQGVYLVRPDLLSQIPPEADLLAKSQEKPPAGR from the coding sequence ATGACACGCTACTGGCCGACTCTGCTCATGCTCATAGTGCTGGCTGGTTTGGGGAGCTATCTCTACCTTGTAGAATTTCCCGCGAAGGAGCGAGAAGAGAAACAGGAAAGCGAACAGAAGCACATCCTGCCTTTCCCGGAAACTGCGATCACTGGCCTCTCGGTCACCACCGTTCAGGGTCCCATCGAATTCAAGCTGACGGAGCCGGGCAAATGGTCTATCGTGGCTCCACTTCAAACGGACGCCGATAACCGTGAAGTGCAGTCCCTCATTCGTGCCCTCGTGACGGGGACAGTCACTCGAACCGTGGAGGACAAGGCCACCGCGCTGGCGCCATTTGGCCTCGAGCAACCGGTATCGACCCTCAGGATCACCTCGGGAACGCAGCAAGAGACGATTTCCATCGGCGACAGCGGCCCTCTCTCCAATACGCTCTATGTGCTCCGCGGGTCGGATCGGCATGTGCTGTTAACGAATTTGGCACCGAAAGACTTCATCAACAAGTCGTTGATGACATTCCGCCGCAAGGAGCTCTTGCGGTTCGTGCAGAATGATGTCGAACGGGTCCGCTTGACTTATCCCACGACCGAAATCGTGATCTACAATATGACGAAGGATAAGCCCAGGCCTTCATGGAAGATCCGCTATCCGATCGAAGCCGAAGCCGACCAGAATGAAGTTCGCTCGTTGATGTTTCGGTTGGAAGATCTGAAGGCGCTCGGCATCATCGATCCCGGTCCCGAACGAGATGCCGTTGCCAAGACCCTGACGGCCCCCAGAGTAAAAATCACGCTGCATACCTCAACCGGTGACCAATCAGTTCGGCTCTATCAACCGAACCCGCAAAGCGGGGAGGCCATCGCGGAGACGACGGCCGACGCCCCCCTCTATCGTATCAACCCCGCCCTGATCAAAGACCTCACGAAAGAACTTTTCAATTTCCAGGACAAGAGACTGCTCGGCCTCGACTACACCGACATCGCCATGTTGTCGGTGAAGACGAGAGATCATCAGTATGTCTTGATCAACCAGACGGGCGTATGGGTCCTCGAAGGCCGGCCTGACGAGAAAGTCAGCCAAGAAGCGGCAGATCTCTTTGTCAGCCGGGTCGCGAATCTTCCGGCCGAAGAACGCGTCATGAAACAATCCGCACCACTCGCCCCCTATGGGCTCCTGTCTCCCGCTGCAGAATTTATCGCGACCAGCAAGGACGGCAAGACCTCAGGGAAACTGACCCTCGGCAACCAGACAGGCAATCTCCGCTATGCCACTGGTCAACGCCTGCAAGGTGTATATCTGGTCCGCCCGGATCTCCTATCGCAGATTCCGCCCGAGGCCGATCTCCTGGCCAAGTCACAAGAAAAACCCCCTGCAGGACGCTGA
- a CDS encoding DUF4350 domain-containing protein: protein MSLKSFPLGILGIALGVGGMITYSLRPDWLWVVTAAEGAALVCLVLFFVLHFETVKAFSSRRSTRMGLNSFLMIALFSSILVIVNFLASRHSIRWDFSENQNFTLAPQTHRVLRTLPHDVKITVFTREKDPGYQPYKERLESYRQASTKLSVEFIDPEKQPKIAQSYGIFRTDTAIFESNGQTIRVTSPSEVELTGALIRISKDAKKRIVFVEGHSELSVEDKDRNGLSIAKEALTRQGYDVGTVSLLKESAVPENTSVLVLAGPRRPVTKEEQERIRAYVEKGGHLLVMADPDTQTGLEPMLAHWGIGLGPGVLVDLQDRLAQGDLTALLVRTFTEHEITQDLTSAVLLPLSRHVTFDEQVGKDWDFVPLARTSPNSWAETNMQGRVVSLSEKEDVKGPLPMAAVLAPKQVPEEGKPRPTIVVIGNSTFVSNAFFNFPGNSDFFLHATGWLAEERDLISIAPREPALRPFTPNPTQERALIYVQVIFLPLVTLLTGIIVWRKRRRL from the coding sequence ATGAGCCTGAAATCCTTTCCTCTCGGCATTCTCGGAATCGCCCTGGGCGTCGGCGGCATGATCACGTATAGCCTTCGACCTGATTGGCTGTGGGTCGTCACGGCCGCGGAGGGGGCGGCACTGGTCTGTTTGGTGCTGTTCTTCGTTCTGCATTTTGAGACCGTCAAGGCATTCTCAAGCCGACGGTCGACCAGGATGGGGCTGAACAGCTTTCTCATGATCGCCCTCTTTTCCAGCATTTTGGTCATCGTGAACTTTTTGGCCTCACGACACTCGATACGTTGGGACTTTTCCGAAAACCAGAACTTCACCCTCGCCCCGCAGACCCATCGGGTGCTCCGAACCTTGCCGCACGACGTCAAGATCACGGTCTTCACGAGGGAAAAGGATCCCGGCTATCAACCATACAAGGAACGACTGGAAAGTTATCGGCAAGCCTCCACCAAGCTCAGCGTAGAATTCATCGATCCGGAAAAACAGCCGAAGATCGCCCAAAGCTACGGGATCTTCCGAACCGATACCGCGATTTTCGAGAGCAACGGCCAAACGATCCGCGTCACCTCACCGTCGGAAGTGGAGCTCACCGGCGCCCTGATTCGCATTTCCAAGGACGCCAAGAAGCGCATCGTCTTCGTCGAAGGCCACAGCGAGTTGAGTGTAGAAGACAAAGACCGCAACGGTCTCTCCATCGCCAAAGAAGCCCTGACTCGGCAAGGTTATGACGTCGGTACCGTCTCGCTCCTCAAGGAGTCGGCTGTGCCGGAGAATACGTCGGTGCTGGTGTTGGCCGGTCCTCGTCGTCCCGTGACGAAGGAAGAACAGGAACGCATCAGGGCTTATGTCGAAAAGGGCGGTCATCTTTTGGTCATGGCTGACCCGGACACTCAGACAGGTCTGGAGCCGATGCTGGCCCATTGGGGGATCGGCCTAGGTCCGGGCGTGTTGGTCGATTTACAGGATCGGTTGGCGCAGGGAGACCTCACCGCGTTGCTGGTTCGGACGTTCACCGAGCATGAGATCACGCAGGATCTCACCTCTGCCGTGCTCTTGCCGCTTTCGCGACACGTCACGTTCGATGAGCAAGTCGGGAAAGATTGGGACTTTGTGCCGCTGGCTCGCACCTCGCCGAACAGCTGGGCTGAAACGAACATGCAAGGTCGGGTCGTGAGCCTGAGCGAAAAGGAAGATGTGAAAGGACCGCTTCCCATGGCTGCCGTCCTGGCGCCGAAGCAGGTTCCAGAAGAGGGCAAACCCCGACCCACCATCGTGGTGATCGGTAACTCGACCTTCGTGTCCAACGCCTTTTTCAACTTCCCCGGTAACAGCGATTTCTTTCTCCATGCAACCGGTTGGCTGGCCGAGGAACGGGACTTGATTTCCATCGCGCCTAGAGAGCCGGCGTTGCGTCCGTTCACACCCAACCCCACTCAGGAACGGGCCCTGATTTACGTTCAAGTAATTTTCCTTCCACTCGTGACGTTGCTCACCGGCATCATCGTGTGGAGGAAACGCCGCCGCCTCTAG
- a CDS encoding ABC transporter permease subunit, protein MTPVHAVIAKELRGYFVSPIVYVVGAVFLLIFGLLSYLYVGFAGAQAIQMMQMQGGLAQINLNDLVFRNLFASMRIVLVIILPILTMRLFAEERKLRTFEFLMTSPIRINEIVVGKFVSVFLIYLGLVGLTILVPTVLMLFSDFDWNPIWTGYLGMVLLGALFLSVGLFASALTENQIVAAFVSFGMLLTIWLIAGLGSLFGDSTAGRIISYVSYMEHYERLVRGLIDTSDLIYFGSGLALMLFLTYRVVESTSWK, encoded by the coding sequence ATGACCCCGGTACATGCCGTCATCGCCAAGGAACTGCGCGGGTATTTCGTGTCGCCCATTGTCTACGTGGTCGGCGCGGTCTTTCTGTTGATCTTCGGACTGCTCTCCTACCTCTACGTCGGTTTCGCCGGCGCACAAGCCATCCAAATGATGCAGATGCAAGGTGGATTGGCCCAGATCAACTTGAACGATTTGGTGTTTCGGAATCTCTTCGCGAGCATGCGGATCGTCCTCGTAATTATTCTGCCCATCCTGACCATGCGGTTGTTCGCGGAAGAGCGCAAGTTGCGCACCTTCGAGTTTCTGATGACCTCACCGATCAGGATCAATGAAATCGTCGTCGGCAAGTTCGTCAGCGTGTTCTTGATCTATCTCGGCCTCGTAGGGCTCACCATATTGGTCCCGACGGTGCTGATGCTCTTCAGCGACTTCGATTGGAATCCGATCTGGACCGGCTATTTAGGAATGGTGCTGCTGGGCGCCCTGTTTCTTTCCGTGGGCCTGTTCGCCTCAGCGTTGACGGAGAATCAAATTGTCGCCGCGTTTGTCAGTTTCGGCATGCTTCTGACCATCTGGCTGATCGCCGGATTGGGAAGTCTTTTCGGAGATAGTACCGCAGGCCGCATTATCTCGTATGTTTCATACATGGAACACTATGAACGATTGGTGCGGGGGCTGATCGACACGAGCGACCTCATCTACTTCGGTAGCGGGTTGGCGCTCATGCTGTTCCTCACGTATCGCGTCGTGGAGTCGACCAGCTGGAAATGA
- a CDS encoding ATP-binding cassette domain-containing protein gives MIDVQNITKRYGHHTAIDRVTFSVAKGEVLAFLGPNGAGKTTTMRILTCFMPATEGTARVAGFDCTDQPLEVKRQIGYLPETPPVYQELTVVEYLTFAGRLRGISGQKLSSAIDQSIERLELGSVRHRLIGNLSRGYRQRVGLAQSLLHDPQVLILDEPTVGLDPKQIIEIRELIKSLAGSHTVILSTHILPEATAVCQRVVIINKGRIVAEDTPAQLSARLRQSEKVSITLKTCPADCEMKLRAIPGVLNVFPGQAGGSFLIECELGRDLRDEIARVAVFNQWGLLELRTVSMTLEDVFLQLTRHEDHLSEPAETMVGMASAERTDA, from the coding sequence GTGATCGACGTCCAAAACATTACCAAGCGGTATGGCCATCATACGGCTATCGATCGCGTCACCTTCTCGGTGGCCAAGGGAGAGGTGTTGGCATTCCTTGGCCCCAACGGTGCGGGCAAAACAACCACCATGCGGATTTTGACCTGCTTCATGCCGGCGACAGAAGGCACGGCGCGCGTGGCGGGGTTTGATTGTACCGATCAGCCATTGGAAGTGAAACGACAGATCGGCTATTTGCCGGAAACGCCGCCGGTCTACCAAGAACTGACGGTGGTGGAATATCTGACCTTTGCCGGACGACTCCGTGGGATCTCGGGACAGAAGCTCTCGTCGGCAATCGACCAATCTATTGAACGACTTGAGCTGGGCTCAGTCCGCCATCGACTGATCGGCAACCTGTCTCGCGGCTATCGCCAGCGAGTGGGGCTCGCGCAATCGTTGTTACACGATCCTCAGGTGCTGATCCTCGATGAACCGACGGTGGGCCTTGATCCCAAGCAGATCATTGAAATTCGAGAGCTCATCAAGAGCCTGGCCGGCTCGCATACCGTGATCCTCAGCACGCATATTCTCCCGGAGGCCACGGCCGTCTGCCAACGGGTCGTCATCATCAATAAAGGCCGCATCGTCGCCGAAGATACCCCTGCACAGTTGTCGGCTCGATTGCGTCAATCGGAGAAAGTTTCGATTACGCTCAAAACATGCCCGGCGGACTGTGAGATGAAGCTTCGTGCGATTCCCGGCGTTCTCAATGTTTTTCCTGGGCAAGCGGGAGGAAGCTTTCTGATCGAATGCGAGCTGGGTCGTGATCTACGGGACGAGATCGCGCGTGTAGCCGTGTTCAATCAGTGGGGATTGCTCGAGCTCCGCACTGTGTCGATGACCTTGGAAGACGTCTTCCTCCAGCTCACGCGTCACGAGGACCACCTCTCCGAGCCGGCTGAGACCATGGTGGGCATGGCTTCCGCCGAAAGGACGGACGCGTAG